The Phyllopteryx taeniolatus isolate TA_2022b chromosome 19, UOR_Ptae_1.2, whole genome shotgun sequence genome includes the window CCTCCGGAATTTAATCGGGACGGTTTCTCACTCGCCATCTGTGTGGCGAATAAACGCCCGATTTCACGTCCCGATTAGCTGTGGGCAAATGGGGCTGTCATCTGAACCTGGGAAGGATTGTGCTTCAAAAACTCAATACTATAGTCAGACCTTtggtaaataaaacaattgtaatACTCGGCAGACAGGCGGGTGTCCACATTCAAATGTGCAGGCAAATAAAATTCGCTGCCAAGGTttataagaaaagaaaaagacctCACAAGGGAGGTAATGAAGGgagcttccattttttttgtggcttcaTATCAGTCCAAGGTGGAATAGCTTTCATATTTGAATTCAATATATCTAAATTATTTAACATGTAGCACAGTGGTGCATGTGGCCTTCTTTGTGGAGCAATGTGGCTGCTATTCGACACAATTCAAAATCGTCATAATAATTTGGAtaatgtccattttaaaaatgcagcaTATTTGTaatgtggttagcacgtctgccggacatttctgaggttctgggtttggaTCTCACCTCCTGTATGCGGTTCGCTTGTTCTCCCCATGTTTGCgtgtatgttttctttttcttcctgggTAGTCCGGcttactcccacattcccaaatcatgttaggttcactgcaGATTCAAAAtttgtccaaaggtgtgaaagttgtttgtgtctatgtgccctgcgattggctggcgaccagtctagggtgtaccccacctcttgcccaaagttagctgggataatcCCCAGCTCATCCACGACCATAATTATTCCAAGtgctgcagaaaatggatggcgagGAGCATTTTAATGAGTATTTATGAGATCGTGATGTTGAGCAATTTGAGAATATTTGGACTGTTGTAGTTAGTTGTATTATCCCACGCTCCCATCTCCTGTTTTCCCAGACGAGGCTTTACGCGGCACAGGCTGCCCGTAAGGTGGAGACCACCAGGGCTGCCGAACATGTTAAGTTTCAGCCGCAAGATGTGCAGGTCAGTGATTGTTGACGTTGTGTTTCTTCTCCACAGAGGCGCTTCTGTGCAGCTGCCAGAGCAGGTCGGTCTCTTGTAGAGCCCCTGGCTGGGCTCAAGCTCTCTCCGGGGGCTGCTAAAGTTTCTTTTAATCATTAATTTGACACTTATTTTCACTATctgctatttttaaatatgttatttgtatttgatcTCTGGAAGTTGATCCAGATTAATTGCTGTGAAAAAcctatggggggaaaaaacccaaAACTTTCAAAGCTTATTTTTTGCATCAGGAGAAAAAAGATGAAAGGGATTCGGGGACTCAAGCTTccagaaggggggaaaaagcaaAAATTCATTGTCATTTACCTTTTCTGTAAACAAGGGTAAAAACAGattaaaatcagatttttgtgaaaaataatcaGAGTCTTTTCATcaaacatgattaaaataatctAAGATCTCCATCTTTATCGTCTTCCAGCTGACCAGACTGCCCAGTGGACTGGTGATAGCCTCTCTGGAAAACTACTCACCAGTTTCCAAGATTGGTGTGTTTGTTAAGGCCGGCTGTCGTTATGAGACTCCTGACAACCAGGGCGTTACCCATGTCCTCCGATTGGCCGCCAACCTGGTATGATGCATCACTGTCATCAACTCTCACTGGGCTAGAATTAATTTTCCCATTTATGATTACATTGAACGCCCTCTACAGCCCAGCAGATAATTGACGCACCCGAGAAAGAGTCAAAAGATGGCGGCAGAGCACTTAAAACGGAGCGGACCATAAGGCCTCAACTCCATGCATCtcgcatgtacacaatcatgaacccatgttacatataTGACTGCATTGCGTAGTTAAATTACTCAACACAagcaaaccaccttcacattaGGCCCATCACTAGACTTAGCATACCAGCCTAAATAACATGCATATGACATCACACATAGTCAAACAAATATATGCACAAGCAGTTTACGCAAAAGTTATTAAGTTATTAAACTCACCATTTGGCATTTACGCACTGTCTTTAGTTTGGTTTTGGATTATTACTATTTAAAGTTGTCTAATGTCTTAAAAAAGCAGCAACTGATGCCAAAAGttaatcaggtttttttttttggttttttttcccccccagactACCAAAGGAGCTTCAGCTTTCAGGTTATGCCGGGGTATCGAAGCGGTAGGAGGCAAACTAAGGTTGGTGACCCTCAGAAAGCACTGACTAGGAAAAACTATTTTAAGGTTCTTTCATATTTGTGCCTCTGCAGTGCGTCTTTGTCCAGAGAGAACATGATGTACACTGTTGACTGCTTGCGAGATGACATGTAAGTTAGCGCCTACcatcttagatttttttttcccccccacaaaacTCAAGTTTTCCGATTTTAATCGAATATTCCACTTCATttacagaaaaagcaaatggcagtgacagtttttccaaaaaagttttgcttttattttttcttttagaagaatcatcttttattgtcatgaacatgcatgcacacgaaatttgttctctgcatttaatccatcacagtgaacacatacacatgttagtggaacacactggagcagggggcagctgaagcgcccggggagcatttcggggtatcggtgtcttgctcaaggacaccacagccgtgagtccggaggatgttggcggatggtcccgtcggggttttgaacctaggtcccccagggtggcaggcgatgatcttaaccattgggccacggctgcccaggggggtgaaaccgagcctccccctcgggggaagagcgcccccgagaggaagaaaatgcctCCTGGGATTTGCCATATTCCTCCTAACAAGAATTGCCatgccatgttgttagtgtaagcagtgcatgTCAACGGAGACACACTGAACTACAGaagccaccccaaaaaaatttatttaaaacatcttACTGATGAATAAACTAGAATTGATCAATTAAATCAATTTATTGCCCGTGTAGTCCGTGCATGCACATCTGCAATGTTATAAGCAGGCACTTTATTTCATAATCCTTGTTGATTAGCGACACAGTGATGGAGTATCTGATCAATGTGACGACGGCGCCAGAGTTCCGACCGTGGGAGGTTTCCGATCTCACACCTTTGGTGAAGATTGACAAGGCCCAAGCAGGACAGAGTGCTCAGATAGGTGAGCGGGTCAACATTTTCAAAGCATCACGCACACACGAAATAAAATCTTGCGCTTTCGGCCTATCTTTTTGTCCCAGCTGTGGTTGAAAGTCTCCATGAAGCCGCCTACAAGAATGCTCTGTGCAACTCTCTGTACTGTCCTGACTACATGGTGGGCAATGTCCTGTCTGAACATGTGAGTATGGTAGTCCTATTCTTTGTCCCTGATTGTGTCCAATCTACTTTaaactgttgttgttggtgtttttgttttttttgtttccagctGCACCAATTTGTCCAGAATAATTTCACAAGTGCAAGAATGGCTCTTGTTGGACTTGGTAAGGAAGTTGTTATTGTCGCACTACAGTATTCTTGGTAATAGAAATAAATTGATACAAAGGGCCTCAATGTCTGTCTGTTCACCAGGCGTGGACCATAATGTTCTGAAGCAAGTAGGAGAGCAGTTCCTCAACATCCGCAGTGGCGCCGGAACGTCAGGTGCCCAAGCTCGTTATCGCGGAGGTAAGCAATTCATTTTAGTTACAGGGATTTCTCCTGGCTCAAATTGAGGCAGAGGTTGTACCATTCTGATCGTTCCCACTAGGGCTGCATGCTATTGTTAAAAAAGGACATTGcgattttcattatttatttatttatttatttttaacac containing:
- the LOC133469416 gene encoding cytochrome b-c1 complex subunit 2, mitochondrial — protein: MKGIRGFTQLSTRLYAAQAARKVETTRAAEHVKFQPQDVQLTRLPSGLVIASLENYSPVSKIGVFVKAGCRYETPDNQGVTHVLRLAANLTTKGASAFRLCRGIEAVGGKLSASLSRENMMYTVDCLRDDIDTVMEYLINVTTAPEFRPWEVSDLTPLVKIDKAQAGQSAQIAVVESLHEAAYKNALCNSLYCPDYMVGNVLSEHLHQFVQNNFTSARMALVGLGVDHNVLKQVGEQFLNIRSGAGTSGAQARYRGGELRLPSTSSLVHSAVVSEAAASGTGEAVAFSVLQHLLGAGPRIKRGSNATSKLVQGVAKATADPFDVSAFNVSYSDSGLFGIYTISQAGSTGTAIKAAVAEVNAISDGGVTAADLTCAKASLKSHLLMSLETSDGLLEAMGTQALASGSYHSPEEFAKNIDNVSLTDVANAAKKFVSGKKTMASSGNLIKTPFIDEI